One genomic segment of Kiritimatiella glycovorans includes these proteins:
- a CDS encoding PEP-CTERM sorting domain-containing protein produces the protein MKKLSMALVLVMAAVLCAGAQTELTFDNDWEGFNGRLDQGWNWENNTQPLLSSNRVGILTGSEPNLTNYWSAGAFDDYWIEQRGGTFADDDYEMRIRYNARYTLNDTGNDGSYTNIMVTDQQLSLWSNGGTNWFNLIAGTVYADKTFANSDLSRLTLSNAMVTILTNAINNNAQMTALSGGTGIWHQINGTTIPEIDFEDPDGDPTVGDNHFMGAFVWETNGGSALIPAQWKWYIGNEDITYAGHAMQTTNAASPYYWEDYVSLSDDNTTLTVIPEPATLGMLGLAAAGLAVLRRMKRV, from the coding sequence ATGAAGAAACTAAGTATGGCCCTGGTTCTCGTGATGGCCGCCGTGCTCTGTGCCGGTGCGCAGACGGAACTTACGTTCGATAATGACTGGGAGGGTTTTAACGGTCGTCTTGATCAGGGGTGGAACTGGGAGAACAACACCCAGCCCCTGCTCAGCAGCAATCGCGTCGGGATTCTGACCGGGAGCGAACCGAATCTCACGAATTACTGGTCTGCCGGTGCGTTTGACGATTACTGGATCGAACAGCGTGGCGGAACCTTCGCCGACGACGACTATGAGATGAGGATCCGCTATAACGCCAGGTACACGCTGAATGACACGGGGAATGACGGTTCGTACACGAACATTATGGTGACGGATCAGCAGCTGAGTCTGTGGAGTAACGGCGGAACGAATTGGTTCAATCTGATCGCGGGGACGGTGTACGCCGATAAGACCTTTGCGAACAGCGACCTGAGCCGGCTGACCCTGAGCAACGCCATGGTTACGATCCTGACCAACGCGATCAATAACAACGCGCAGATGACGGCGCTCTCCGGGGGAACCGGCATCTGGCACCAGATCAACGGAACGACGATTCCGGAGATTGATTTTGAGGACCCCGACGGGGATCCAACGGTCGGCGACAATCATTTCATGGGTGCGTTCGTGTGGGAGACCAACGGTGGAAGTGCCCTGATCCCGGCCCAGTGGAAGTGGTATATAGGGAATGAAGATATCACGTATGCCGGTCATGCGATGCAGACCACCAACGCAGCCAGTCCGTATTATTGGGAAGATTACGTCTCGCTGTCGGACGACAACACGACGCTGACGGTGATTCCCGAACCGGCCACCCTCGGGATGCTCGGTCTCGCGGCTGCGGGGCTCGCCGTCCTGCGGCGGATGAAGCGTGTCTGA
- a CDS encoding beta-L-arabinofuranosidase domain-containing protein — protein MKLYQGMMAMAALLLAGAASGAEDRAGTYPTHLTLLRSGEVRPRGWMLEQMRGDLEEGYIAHYDEISPMAAQDIFVDNKSNYEEPNLLHSPIKRKVKPWWCGEVEGLWKESVTRLAFLTGQDHYSEIARGWIERIMADQPESGYLGMYRPEVRLQHRQENGELWTMTLEMLMMLSFYEYTGDARVLDSVTRGVDLVMETYGPHNYYFGWHYGSSGGGWTHGLAFMDILEWLYRITGEDRYADFAEFLYREDWSPKGEISVAPLLDENHTFSTHGAHLGEQFMVPFFVNAVRPASDLEEATANAMDILEYHFTPGGCIQSAEGVEHRRGNADCAKEYCTILQFTRALNKVSMFTLDRRAAEWVERIACNAAQAARFHPYLKAVQYTSSDNRLEINEAGRGHRDAYSACHGAPCCAMSGARYISYFVESMWMRRTDHPGLVLMQYGPCEVRTRLGGTGVAIREETVYPFSDRVRLAIETETPVEFTLYLRRPASARRMQVNAPDGAKVRDEGGFLEIRRRWRTGDTVELVFDYPVEKIMQPASETVWSDEGGCYLKRGPLVFALPLEHTIEPIEEYFDSGHHRFDVKTLDATGWNYAIDPDEPFELVRTESAGEKHPWVEPPLRLRGRLVTRGGEKVEVELVPLGSTKVRRVVFPLHSSLTDEPPLPEGMALSEGRALLFHDSFEPGGERFVRLHGEADGSLPLVADPSSARGGHCLRHAEGNGYFTVKLGDPKPSSRYLIGFWARMPKTSRVLIYALDEAKGEWDEGKIGVFQGIPSRWKYFCLEAEGIAETQDTLGLHLAGGAEIDDLRVIEIEQPGPGREKIKAHGFYW, from the coding sequence ATGAAGTTGTATCAGGGAATGATGGCGATGGCGGCGCTCCTGCTGGCGGGGGCGGCTTCGGGGGCCGAAGATCGGGCGGGGACGTATCCGACGCATCTCACCCTGTTGCGCAGCGGAGAGGTCCGGCCGCGGGGGTGGATGCTCGAACAGATGCGCGGCGATCTGGAGGAGGGCTACATCGCGCACTATGACGAGATCAGCCCCATGGCCGCGCAGGACATCTTCGTGGACAACAAGTCGAACTACGAAGAGCCGAACCTTCTCCATTCGCCGATCAAGCGGAAGGTCAAACCCTGGTGGTGCGGAGAGGTCGAAGGACTGTGGAAGGAGTCAGTTACGCGTCTCGCTTTTCTGACCGGTCAGGATCATTACAGCGAGATCGCGCGCGGCTGGATCGAGCGAATCATGGCGGACCAGCCGGAGAGCGGTTATCTCGGCATGTACCGTCCGGAAGTCCGTCTCCAGCACCGTCAGGAAAACGGTGAGCTGTGGACGATGACGCTCGAGATGCTGATGATGCTCTCCTTCTACGAGTACACGGGCGATGCCCGGGTGCTCGATTCCGTGACACGCGGCGTCGATCTGGTTATGGAGACCTACGGCCCGCACAACTACTACTTCGGCTGGCACTACGGCTCGAGCGGCGGGGGCTGGACACACGGGCTCGCGTTCATGGATATCCTCGAATGGCTGTACCGGATCACGGGCGAGGACCGCTATGCCGACTTCGCGGAGTTCCTGTACCGCGAGGACTGGTCGCCGAAAGGTGAGATCAGTGTCGCGCCGCTGCTCGACGAGAATCACACCTTTTCCACCCACGGCGCCCACCTCGGCGAACAGTTCATGGTGCCATTTTTTGTGAACGCCGTTCGGCCCGCGTCGGACCTGGAGGAGGCCACGGCCAACGCGATGGACATCCTGGAGTACCACTTCACCCCCGGCGGATGCATCCAGAGTGCCGAGGGGGTGGAGCACCGTCGCGGGAATGCGGACTGCGCGAAGGAGTACTGCACGATCCTTCAGTTCACGCGGGCGTTGAATAAGGTGTCGATGTTCACGCTCGACCGCCGCGCCGCAGAATGGGTGGAGCGGATCGCCTGCAACGCCGCCCAGGCCGCGCGCTTTCACCCCTACCTCAAGGCCGTGCAGTACACCTCCAGCGATAACCGCCTTGAAATCAACGAGGCCGGGCGCGGGCATCGCGACGCCTATTCCGCCTGCCACGGCGCGCCCTGCTGCGCCATGAGCGGCGCGCGCTACATATCCTATTTCGTCGAAAGCATGTGGATGCGCCGCACGGATCACCCGGGACTCGTCCTGATGCAGTACGGGCCGTGCGAAGTGCGGACCCGGCTCGGCGGCACCGGCGTGGCGATTCGTGAGGAGACGGTTTATCCGTTTTCCGACCGGGTGCGCCTCGCCATCGAAACGGAAACCCCCGTCGAGTTCACCCTCTACCTCCGCCGACCCGCATCGGCGCGGCGCATGCAGGTGAACGCGCCGGACGGCGCGAAGGTCCGCGATGAGGGAGGGTTTCTCGAGATCCGCCGGCGCTGGCGTACGGGGGACACCGTGGAGCTGGTCTTCGACTACCCGGTCGAAAAGATCATGCAGCCTGCCTCGGAGACGGTCTGGAGTGACGAGGGAGGCTGCTATCTCAAACGCGGGCCGCTGGTGTTCGCGCTTCCTCTCGAACATACTATCGAGCCGATTGAGGAGTATTTCGATTCCGGTCATCACCGGTTCGATGTGAAAACCCTCGATGCCACGGGGTGGAACTACGCGATCGATCCGGACGAACCGTTTGAACTCGTGCGCACAGAATCCGCCGGAGAAAAACACCCCTGGGTCGAGCCGCCTCTCCGACTGCGCGGTCGGCTCGTCACGCGCGGAGGAGAGAAGGTCGAAGTCGAACTCGTTCCGCTCGGGTCGACCAAGGTCCGGCGGGTTGTGTTTCCGCTCCATTCATCGTTAACCGACGAACCTCCGCTGCCGGAGGGAATGGCGTTGAGCGAAGGGCGCGCGCTGCTCTTTCACGACAGCTTCGAGCCCGGCGGCGAACGATTCGTGCGGCTTCACGGCGAAGCGGACGGATCTCTGCCCCTGGTCGCAGATCCCTCGAGTGCACGCGGGGGGCACTGTTTGCGTCACGCGGAGGGCAATGGATACTTCACCGTGAAACTGGGTGATCCGAAGCCGTCCTCACGTTACCTGATCGGATTCTGGGCGCGGATGCCGAAGACCTCGCGCGTGCTGATCTACGCGCTTGATGAGGCGAAAGGCGAATGGGATGAGGGGAAGATCGGCGTCTTCCAGGGGATTCCGTCGCGATGGAAGTACTTCTGTCTCGAGGCGGAGGGGATCGCCGAAACGCAGGACACTCTCGGCCTGCATCTTGCCGGCGGAGCGGAGATCGATGACCTGCGTGTGATCGAAATCGAACAGCCCGGTCCGGGCCGCGAGAAAATCAAGGCGCACGGCTTTTACTGGTGA
- a CDS encoding glycyl-radical enzyme activating protein has protein sequence MEARERTGLVLDIHRCSLHDGPGIRTTVFLKGCPLNCAWCHNPESISFQRELYFIPERCTACGACVAACRNGVHHLDPATGEHAIDRASCTACGACVRTCPAEALEIKGREMSVEEVMEPVLKDRRYYDRSGGGVTLSGGEPMAQFEFTAELLAAARENEIHTCLETCGHAPAERFDAILEVVDLFLFDVKGLDPDRHKANTGVTTDLILSNLDRILKRGGHVRLRCPLVPGRNDSDEDLRRLADLYRRYADALEGMEIMPYHAMGEAKGARVGRPVPPLKAETASEEQKTRWTAWLREAGCPV, from the coding sequence ATGGAAGCTCGAGAACGAACAGGACTCGTTCTGGACATCCACCGCTGTTCGCTGCACGACGGGCCGGGGATCCGCACCACCGTATTTCTCAAAGGCTGCCCGCTGAACTGCGCGTGGTGTCACAATCCGGAGTCGATCTCGTTTCAACGGGAACTCTATTTCATTCCCGAACGCTGCACGGCCTGCGGCGCCTGTGTCGCGGCCTGCCGGAACGGGGTCCACCACCTCGATCCCGCCACGGGCGAACACGCGATCGACCGGGCCTCATGCACCGCCTGCGGCGCCTGCGTTCGGACCTGCCCGGCAGAGGCGCTCGAGATCAAGGGCCGGGAGATGAGCGTGGAGGAGGTCATGGAACCCGTGCTCAAAGACCGCCGCTACTACGATCGATCCGGCGGCGGAGTCACGCTCTCCGGGGGCGAGCCGATGGCGCAGTTCGAATTCACCGCCGAACTGCTTGCCGCCGCGCGGGAGAATGAGATCCATACCTGCCTCGAAACGTGCGGCCATGCCCCCGCCGAACGGTTTGACGCGATCCTCGAGGTCGTCGACCTGTTTCTGTTCGACGTCAAGGGGCTCGACCCCGACCGGCACAAGGCGAACACCGGGGTTACGACGGACCTGATTCTGAGCAACCTGGATCGGATTCTGAAACGGGGCGGCCACGTCCGGCTGCGGTGCCCGCTCGTCCCCGGCCGCAACGACTCCGATGAGGACCTGCGCCGGCTCGCCGATCTCTACCGCCGGTACGCGGACGCGCTGGAGGGCATGGAGATCATGCCGTATCACGCGATGGGAGAGGCCAAGGGCGCGCGTGTCGGAAGACCGGTCCCGCCGCTTAAAGCTGAAACCGCAAGCGAGGAGCAGAAGACCCGCTGGACGGCCTGGCTTCGAGAGGCGGGCTGTCCGGTGTAA
- a CDS encoding pyruvate formate lyase family protein produces the protein MQNEQTLFEKRIIRSAIEFTRAYREHADDPKALREAHCVRTQFPALLKPIREKDLFAGIMEKASYLVKVSVQGFDETIVDGVPITEDAVDTGDPASTLGPRIQQAGYCVHSEYMTYLAQQHPEYAAELKELRAFWEQENTWRRFNEALPPELCEYPMQSILPYTLREGEGPILHIGSCRIAGMLPDYDKLLQRGLNGLADELIERGKRTQTDDEKAVIQAMLMTLDTVKSACAHYAEEARAKMKGATEKRRGELERIAGALDAVRQRKPESLFEAIQLYRLYAVMAETFDCGRMDVYLGDFYAHDIDQGVITDEDAIEMLTSLWTMIDDYTVNSGGRLALGGRGRRNEKNADRFAIVAMETTRRKRSILPTMTLRFYDGIDPAVMSKAYDVIGEGCLYPMLYNDDRCIEGVSRIMNLPMEDAVNYLPLGCGEYSLNKIGIGSPNTALNITKALEAALHNGRDALTGRRNGPETGDPGTFETFDQLYEAFREQVSCLARISARCHDIEYRIEGADCAFLLNAILSEDCIEKAAGLIEGIRYRGGCAEGFGGTPAGESLYNIRRLVYEDKKYTLPQLIAILDADYKNHEALRRELLALPKYGNDEPDVDAMVHEVNRFCNRAVAEAIEGTDLHYYIMSSVNPGGVRLGYETGASADGRRRGEAFSIGNSPLAGRDKNGITALFNSIIGTPIENGGYITNFKLSKSMFDEENRPKTEALFDAYFGDGGQQANVTVVGRRDLEDAIEHPEKYPHVLIRVGGWSARFIDLEERIQQEVLHRTLY, from the coding sequence ATGCAAAACGAGCAAACCCTGTTCGAAAAGAGGATCATTCGCTCGGCGATCGAATTCACCCGGGCCTACCGGGAACACGCGGACGATCCCAAAGCCCTGCGCGAGGCGCACTGCGTGCGCACCCAGTTCCCCGCCCTGCTCAAGCCGATCCGCGAAAAAGACCTCTTCGCCGGCATCATGGAGAAGGCGAGCTACCTGGTGAAGGTCTCTGTCCAGGGATTCGACGAGACGATCGTCGACGGCGTGCCAATTACCGAGGATGCGGTCGATACGGGTGACCCGGCAAGCACCCTCGGCCCCCGCATCCAGCAGGCCGGCTATTGCGTCCACTCCGAATATATGACCTATCTCGCGCAGCAGCACCCCGAATACGCCGCCGAACTCAAAGAACTCCGCGCATTCTGGGAACAGGAAAACACGTGGCGACGATTCAACGAGGCCCTCCCCCCCGAATTGTGCGAGTACCCGATGCAGAGCATCCTCCCCTACACGCTGCGCGAGGGCGAGGGCCCGATCCTGCACATCGGATCCTGCCGGATCGCCGGCATGCTGCCCGACTACGACAAACTGCTTCAGCGAGGCCTCAACGGCCTGGCGGACGAGCTGATCGAGCGTGGAAAGCGCACGCAGACCGATGACGAAAAGGCTGTCATTCAAGCCATGCTGATGACGCTCGATACCGTGAAATCCGCCTGCGCGCATTACGCCGAAGAAGCGCGCGCGAAGATGAAAGGAGCGACGGAGAAGCGGCGGGGCGAACTCGAACGCATCGCCGGGGCCCTCGATGCGGTACGGCAGCGCAAACCGGAGTCGCTCTTCGAGGCGATCCAGCTTTACCGCCTCTACGCGGTCATGGCTGAGACGTTCGACTGCGGGCGCATGGACGTCTACCTCGGCGACTTCTACGCGCACGACATAGACCAGGGCGTCATTACGGATGAGGACGCCATTGAGATGCTGACCTCGCTCTGGACGATGATTGACGATTACACCGTCAATTCCGGCGGCCGCCTGGCCCTCGGCGGGCGCGGACGGCGCAACGAAAAGAACGCCGACCGCTTCGCGATCGTGGCCATGGAGACCACGCGGCGCAAGCGCTCGATCCTTCCGACCATGACATTGCGCTTCTACGACGGCATCGATCCGGCCGTGATGAGCAAGGCGTATGACGTGATCGGCGAGGGCTGCCTCTACCCCATGCTCTACAACGACGACCGCTGCATCGAGGGCGTCTCGCGGATCATGAACCTCCCGATGGAAGACGCCGTGAATTACCTTCCGCTCGGATGCGGCGAATACAGCCTGAACAAAATCGGTATCGGCAGTCCGAACACGGCACTGAACATCACCAAGGCGCTCGAAGCGGCGCTGCACAACGGGCGCGACGCCCTGACCGGGCGCAGAAACGGACCGGAGACCGGCGATCCCGGGACGTTCGAAACCTTCGATCAGCTCTATGAGGCGTTCCGGGAACAGGTAAGCTGTCTGGCACGCATTTCCGCCCGCTGCCACGATATCGAGTACCGGATCGAAGGCGCCGACTGCGCCTTTCTGCTCAATGCGATTTTGAGCGAGGACTGCATTGAAAAGGCCGCGGGGCTGATCGAAGGGATCCGTTATCGCGGCGGCTGCGCGGAGGGCTTCGGCGGCACCCCCGCGGGCGAGAGTCTCTACAACATCCGCCGCCTCGTCTACGAGGACAAGAAGTACACGCTCCCGCAGCTCATCGCGATCCTCGATGCGGACTACAAAAATCACGAGGCGCTGCGGCGCGAGCTGCTGGCGCTCCCGAAATACGGGAACGACGAACCGGACGTCGATGCGATGGTCCACGAGGTCAACCGCTTCTGCAACCGGGCCGTTGCGGAGGCGATCGAAGGCACGGATCTGCACTACTATATCATGAGCAGCGTGAACCCCGGCGGCGTCCGGCTCGGGTACGAAACGGGCGCTTCCGCGGACGGACGCAGACGCGGCGAGGCCTTTTCCATCGGCAACAGCCCGCTGGCCGGACGCGATAAGAACGGCATCACCGCCCTCTTCAATTCGATCATCGGAACCCCGATCGAAAACGGGGGCTACATCACCAATTTCAAACTGTCGAAGTCGATGTTCGACGAAGAGAACCGCCCCAAGACCGAGGCGCTGTTCGACGCCTACTTCGGCGACGGCGGCCAGCAGGCGAATGTCACCGTCGTCGGCCGGCGCGATCTCGAGGACGCCATCGAGCATCCGGAGAAATACCCGCACGTCCTGATCCGCGTCGGCGGATGGTCTGCACGGTTCATTGATCTGGAAGAGCGTATACAGCAGGAAGTGCTGCACCGGACGCTGTACTGA
- a CDS encoding helix-turn-helix domain-containing protein: protein MMVSRPSKFLAGFLVESEPGDPPWFSGAQEAWVPRSMPVQRHTMHCYEFHAQFRGGTVWSIGRRRLTVAPAQVLLIPPERSHHLESFEEDENHHFALGVRPTQFDPPVEGVDLPWSLEPVTFPLTRSMREIIHLFVREMVSDSEAKTVVMESAARVLAVEIHRALHPAPGSPRGAKIAQHPAIAQAVRLIDEHPDADWSLQNLARAVRVSPRRLFDLFKRELRMTPHEYHVEQRLELARRLLRDTDRPVTELALDTGFSSSQNFATAFRRYTGQTPLQYRRG, encoded by the coding sequence ATGATGGTGAGTCGTCCATCCAAGTTTCTCGCCGGATTTCTGGTTGAGTCGGAACCGGGCGACCCTCCCTGGTTTTCGGGCGCGCAGGAGGCGTGGGTGCCGCGCAGCATGCCGGTACAGCGGCACACGATGCATTGCTACGAATTCCATGCGCAGTTCAGAGGCGGGACGGTGTGGTCGATCGGGCGTCGCCGCCTTACGGTGGCCCCGGCGCAGGTATTGCTTATCCCGCCGGAGCGGTCGCATCATCTCGAGTCATTTGAGGAGGACGAGAATCATCACTTCGCGCTCGGGGTTCGCCCGACGCAGTTCGATCCTCCGGTCGAGGGAGTGGATCTTCCCTGGTCACTCGAGCCTGTGACCTTTCCGCTCACGCGTTCGATGCGGGAGATCATCCACCTCTTCGTGCGCGAGATGGTGTCCGATTCGGAAGCGAAGACCGTGGTCATGGAATCGGCCGCGCGGGTGCTGGCTGTAGAGATTCATCGCGCCCTGCATCCCGCGCCCGGATCGCCACGGGGTGCGAAGATCGCGCAGCACCCTGCCATCGCCCAGGCCGTACGGCTGATCGACGAGCATCCCGACGCCGACTGGTCCCTGCAGAATCTGGCCCGGGCCGTTCGCGTTTCGCCGCGACGGCTCTTCGACCTCTTCAAGCGGGAGCTGCGCATGACGCCGCACGAGTACCATGTTGAACAGCGGCTCGAACTCGCGCGGCGTCTGCTTCGCGATACAGACCGTCCCGTGACGGAACTCGCCCTCGATACGGGGTTTTCCTCGAGTCAGAACTTCGCCACGGCCTTCCGGCGATATACGGGCCAGACGCCGCTGCAGTATCGTCGGGGCTAG
- a CDS encoding sulfatase has translation MQTTNHPIRMRRRDWLAGMTAVLPTSMFALTARDERPNVLYVFSDEHRWQGLSFTGLPELQTPRFARMAAEGVSMDGCISNNPICMPHRALLMTGRWSYANGILENSGTMKEEEQTLAHTFGAAGYATGYVGKWHLGASQSYAGFDEHYNWGGSNDHWDSTWNRIHAGGETHTCTRYNATAMTDQAVDFIRRHAGSGRPFFLMISWNPPHYRWDDAPEDKLALYPDREALPFRPNVPERLHDKQWSIYRHYHAHISAIDDEMGRLLDLIDEMGIDENTIVVYSSDHGSMFGSQGMGSKRIPYDESIRVPFIVRAPGRVPDGRREPALFGSIDIYPTLCGMAGIPVPDHCQGRDISAAIMGREPMESKPQFMMHISNKKQYQREQEDPDAPNWHPFFRGVRTDRYTYAYGEDGVWILIDNENDPWQMNNLKDDPDYADVREDMHALLESMLAQYEDPYLDPEIRALPLDERITRQYLDAARAALEEA, from the coding sequence ATGCAGACCACGAATCACCCAATCCGAATGCGCAGGCGGGACTGGCTGGCGGGGATGACGGCGGTGCTGCCCACGTCCATGTTCGCCCTTACGGCGCGCGACGAGCGGCCGAACGTGCTCTACGTCTTCAGCGACGAGCACCGCTGGCAGGGGCTTTCGTTCACCGGGCTTCCCGAACTTCAGACACCCCGCTTCGCGCGCATGGCCGCCGAAGGGGTCAGTATGGACGGGTGCATCAGCAACAACCCGATCTGCATGCCGCACCGCGCCTTGCTCATGACCGGACGCTGGTCGTACGCGAACGGCATCCTCGAAAACAGCGGCACGATGAAGGAGGAGGAACAGACCCTCGCGCACACCTTCGGCGCCGCGGGCTACGCAACCGGTTACGTCGGCAAGTGGCACCTCGGAGCCTCACAGTCTTACGCGGGATTCGACGAACACTACAACTGGGGCGGATCCAACGATCACTGGGACTCCACGTGGAACCGGATACACGCCGGCGGGGAAACCCACACCTGCACGCGCTACAACGCCACCGCGATGACCGACCAGGCGGTCGACTTCATCCGCCGCCACGCGGGATCCGGGAGACCCTTCTTTCTTATGATCTCCTGGAATCCGCCCCACTATCGCTGGGACGATGCGCCCGAAGACAAGCTCGCGCTGTATCCCGACCGGGAGGCGCTCCCCTTCCGGCCCAATGTGCCCGAGCGGCTCCACGATAAACAGTGGTCGATCTACCGGCACTACCACGCCCACATTTCGGCAATCGACGACGAAATGGGGCGCCTGCTGGACCTGATCGACGAAATGGGCATCGATGAAAACACGATCGTCGTCTACTCCTCCGACCACGGATCGATGTTCGGTTCACAGGGCATGGGCAGCAAACGCATCCCCTACGACGAGTCGATCCGCGTGCCCTTCATCGTCCGCGCCCCGGGGCGCGTGCCGGACGGCCGCCGCGAACCGGCGCTGTTCGGCAGCATCGACATCTATCCCACCCTGTGCGGGATGGCGGGCATTCCCGTCCCGGACCACTGCCAGGGGCGCGATATCTCGGCGGCCATCATGGGCCGGGAACCCATGGAATCGAAGCCGCAGTTCATGATGCATATCAGCAACAAGAAGCAGTACCAGCGGGAACAGGAGGACCCGGACGCGCCGAACTGGCATCCGTTCTTCCGCGGGGTGCGCACCGACCGCTACACCTACGCCTACGGTGAGGACGGCGTCTGGATCCTGATCGACAACGAGAACGACCCCTGGCAGATGAACAACCTCAAGGACGATCCGGATTACGCGGACGTCCGGGAGGACATGCACGCCCTGCTGGAGTCGATGCTCGCGCAATACGAAGACCCGTATCTCGATCCTGAGATCCGCGCCCTGCCGCTCGACGAGCGCATCACGCGCCAGTATCTCGATGCGGCCCGGGCGGCGCTGGAAGAGGCGTAG
- a CDS encoding sulfatase family protein produces the protein MKRRHFLSRLGAGVAVTAAVPAGARAAKFNGTGGGARPNVVLILADDLGWADAGCYGSDIPTPNIDRLAREGMKLTDAYAPSPVCCPTRYAMMSGTYPWRAPRHDEGQLWVTHIHPCLLDGNPGVRIEDPLTMAEMMKIAGYHTGAVGKWHLGLMNEQRDWNAKLVNGPLEVGFDYFFGDASNRFRFYIENHHVVGITDTDERITGEGRDRSIPSAVHEIDFEKNAAVLNDKACGFLREAAGREPFFFYYCPNNVHTPLTPGERFKGRSPYGPYGDFVRELDWTVGEVLRTLEEAGALEHTLVIFTSDNGGRIDLESLEKGHHPNDELLGQKTDVWQGGVRVPFLARWPGRIPAGGSSEVPVCLTDIFSTLAAVTGQTVPAGEAPDSFNMLPILQNEPGTARLRERPVVFNWGSRSLLFGIRHGDWLYYDGQGSGGVSAGEEHANHRRMYASYQECGFENSDITPEGEIRAGAPEAQLYNLDDDPGQHRNIVVEHPEKAAEMQALLDRVKSGAIVRPGYE, from the coding sequence ATGAAGCGCAGACATTTTCTGAGCAGGCTGGGGGCGGGGGTTGCGGTGACGGCCGCGGTCCCGGCAGGGGCGCGGGCGGCGAAGTTCAACGGGACGGGCGGCGGGGCGCGGCCGAACGTGGTGTTGATCCTGGCGGACGATCTCGGGTGGGCGGACGCCGGCTGTTACGGGTCGGACATACCCACGCCGAACATCGACCGGCTGGCACGGGAGGGTATGAAGCTCACCGACGCCTACGCGCCGAGCCCGGTCTGCTGCCCGACCCGCTACGCGATGATGAGCGGCACCTATCCCTGGCGCGCACCGCGTCATGACGAGGGGCAGCTCTGGGTCACCCATATCCATCCCTGCCTGCTCGACGGCAACCCCGGGGTGCGGATCGAGGACCCGCTCACCATGGCCGAAATGATGAAGATCGCGGGCTATCATACCGGCGCCGTGGGCAAGTGGCATCTCGGGCTGATGAACGAACAGCGCGACTGGAACGCGAAACTGGTCAACGGCCCGCTCGAGGTCGGTTTCGACTACTTCTTCGGAGACGCCTCGAACCGATTCCGGTTTTATATCGAGAATCACCATGTGGTGGGGATCACGGATACCGACGAGCGAATTACCGGCGAAGGTCGTGACCGGTCCATCCCATCCGCGGTGCACGAGATCGATTTTGAAAAGAACGCGGCGGTGCTGAACGACAAGGCCTGCGGCTTTCTCCGCGAGGCGGCCGGACGTGAACCGTTCTTCTTCTACTACTGCCCGAACAATGTCCACACCCCGCTCACGCCGGGAGAGCGGTTCAAGGGGCGCAGTCCGTACGGGCCGTATGGAGATTTTGTCCGCGAGCTGGACTGGACGGTCGGAGAGGTTTTGCGCACGCTCGAAGAGGCCGGAGCGCTGGAGCACACGCTGGTCATATTCACCAGCGACAACGGCGGCAGAATCGATCTCGAATCGCTGGAAAAGGGCCATCATCCCAACGACGAGCTTCTCGGCCAGAAGACCGACGTCTGGCAGGGCGGGGTGCGGGTTCCGTTTCTCGCGCGCTGGCCCGGCCGGATTCCCGCGGGGGGCAGTTCCGAGGTGCCGGTGTGCCTGACGGATATATTTTCGACCCTGGCCGCCGTGACCGGCCAGACTGTTCCTGCGGGCGAGGCGCCGGACAGTTTCAACATGCTGCCGATTCTGCAGAATGAACCGGGCACCGCACGACTGCGCGAGCGGCCGGTCGTCTTCAACTGGGGGAGCCGTTCCCTCCTGTTCGGGATTCGCCACGGGGATTGGCTCTATTATGACGGACAGGGATCAGGCGGCGTCAGTGCCGGCGAAGAACACGCCAATCATCGCCGCATGTACGCGAGCTACCAGGAGTGCGGGTTCGAGAACAGCGATATCACGCCGGAGGGCGAGATTCGCGCCGGGGCTCCGGAGGCCCAGCTGTACAACCTGGACGACGATCCCGGCCAGCACAGAAATATTGTCGTCGAACACCCCGAAAAGGCCGCGGAAATGCAGGCCCTGCTCGACCGGGTCAAGTCCGGCGCGATCGTCCGTCCCGGGTACGAGTGA